The following are from one region of the Odontesthes bonariensis isolate fOdoBon6 chromosome 12, fOdoBon6.hap1, whole genome shotgun sequence genome:
- the LOC142396799 gene encoding high-affinity choline transporter 1-like, which translates to MAIHAEGLVAIVLFYVLILSVGIWAAWKNKNSGVTESGDRSESIMVGGRDIGLFVGGFTMTATWVGGGYINGTAEYVYLPDYGLAWAQAPFGYALSLVVGGLFFAKPMRSRGYVTMLDPFQQLYGKRMGGLLFIPALMGEIFWSAAILSALGATLSVIVDININMSVVISALIAIFYTLVGGLYSVAYTDVVQLFCIFLGLWISVPFALSNPAVSDISVSAKEEIYQSPWLGEIKPEDNWLWADNFFLLMLGGIPWQVYFQRVLSASSATYAQVLSFIAALGCLVMAVPSVLIGAIGASTDWNKTTYGSLPPKDRDESDMILPIVLQHLCPPYISFFGLGAVSAAVMSSADSSILSASSMFARNIYQLAFRQSASDREIVWVMRLTIFVFGALATAMALLTGSVYGLWYLSSDLVYVIIFPQLLSVLFVKGTNTYGSVAGYIFGLLLRIGGGEPYLKLPPFIYYPGWVTAEKVHHLTGEVEYFVQQRFPFKSMSMVASFLANVAFSYLLKYLFESGMLSHKYDFLDAVVSKHSKEIMDKTTLVTNHDNIILSEMAPVKQALSASMAGTFTNTEILSDDAASSPESFHSEN; encoded by the exons ATGGCAATCCACGCCGAGGGTCTTGTGGCAATCGTGCTCTTCTATGTCCTGATTCTGTCCGTGGGGATCTGGGCAGCGTGGAAAAACAAGAACTCTGGAGTCACTGAAAGCGGAGACCGAAGCGAGAGTATTATGGTCGGGGGAAGGGACATCGGACTCTTCGTAGGTGGATTCACAATGACCG CCACCTGGGTCGGTGGGGGTTACATCAATGGGACAGCAGAATATGTCTACCTTCCGGACTACGGCCTGGCCTGGGCACAGGCACCCTTTGGTTACGCTCTCAGCCTGGTTGTGG GTGGACTTTTCTTTGCCAAACCCATGCGATCACGTGGATATGTCACCATGCTGGACCCCTTCCAGCAGCTTTATGGGAAAAGGATGGGAGGCCTGCTCTTCATACCTGCACTCATGGGGGAAATCTTCTGGTCTGCAGCCATTTTGTCTGCTTTGG GAGCAACTCTCAGTGTGATCGTGGACATAAACATCAACATGTCAGTGGTGATCTCAGCACTGATAGCTATCTTCTACACACTCGTCGGAGGACTTTACTCTGTCGCCTACACAGATGTGGTCCAGCTGTTCTGTATCTTCTTGGGCTTG TGGATCAGCGTGCCTTTTGCCCTTTCCAATCCCGCTGTGTCAGACATCAGTGTTTCAGCCAAGGAGGAAATCTATCAGTCTCCCTGGCTGGGCGAGATTAAGCCTGAAGACAACTGGCTCTGGGCGGATAACTTCTTTTTGCTG ATGTTGGGGGGGATCCCCTGGCAGGTGTATTTTCAACGGGttctttctgcctcttcagCTACCTACGCTCAGGTTCTTTCCTTCATTGCTGCCTTGGGTTGCTTGGTCATGGCCGTCCCCTCGGTTCTCATAGGAGCTATAGGGGCTTCCACGG actGGAACAAAACTACCTATGGTTCCCTTCCTCCGAAGGATAGGGATGAGTCAGATATGATCCTTCCTATAGTTCTTCAGCACCTCTGCCCACCCTACATCTCCTTCTTTGGTCTGGGAGCAGTGTCAGCTGCGGTCATGTCATCAGCAGACTCGTCCATACTGTCAGCCAGCTCCATGTTTGCCAGGAACATCTATCAGCTTGCCTTTCGACAGTCG GCCTCAGATCGTGAGATTGTTTGGGTGATGCGCCTCACCATCTTTGTATTCGGAGCTCTCGCCACAGCTATGGCATTGTTAACAGGATCGGTGTATGGCCTGTGGTACCTAAGCTCTGACCTCGTCTACGTCATCATTTTCCCCCAACTTCTCAGTGTGTTATTCGTCAAGGGTACCAATACTTATGGGTCTGTGGCAGGCTATATCTTTGGTCTTTTGCTCCGCATTGGTGGAGGAGAGCCCTACCTAAAACTCCCACCATTCATCTATTACCCTGGCTGGGTAACAGCAGAGAAAGTCCACCACCTCACTGGAGAGGTAGAGTACTTTGTCCAGCAGAGGTTCCCCTTCAAGTCTATGTCCATGGTAGCATCCTTCTTGGCAAATGTGGCCTTTTCCTACCTGTTAAAATACCTCTTTGAAAGCGGTATGCTGTCACACAAGTATGACTTCCTGGATGCCGTAGTGTCCAAGCATAGCAAGGAGATCATGGACAAGACTACACTTGTAACCAACCATGATAACATAATTCTTTCAGAGATGGCTCCTGTTAAGCAAGCCCTCAGTGCTTCGATGGCTGGGACGTTCACCAACACTGAGATCCTCAGTGATGATGCTGCATCAAGTCCAGAGTCTTTCCACAGTGAAAACTAG